In the genome of Phragmites australis chromosome 9, lpPhrAust1.1, whole genome shotgun sequence, the window CCTCGACGTGCGCCACGACATGGACGCGCTCGCGCGCTTCCCGGGTTCCTACTGGCGCGACCTCTTCGACTCCCGCGTCGGCCGCACCACCTGGCCCTACGGCTCCGGCGTCTGGTCCAAGAAGGAGTTCGTCCTCCCCGAGATCGACCCCGACCACATCGTCTCCCTCTTCGAGGGCAACTCCAACCTCTTCTGGGCCGAGCGCCTCGGCCGCGAGCACCTCGGCGGGATGAACGACCTCTGGGTCAAGCACTGCGGCATCTCGCACACCGGCTCCTTCAAGGACCTCGGCATGACGGTGCTCGTCAGCCAGGTCAaccgcctccgccgcgcgccGCTCTCGCGCCCCATCGCCGGCGTCGGTTGCGCGTCCACGGGGGACACCTCCGCCGCGCTCTCCGCCTACTGCGCGGCCGCGGGGATCCCGTCCATTGTCTTCCTTCCGGCCAATCGCATCTCGCTGGAGCAGCTCATCCAGCCGATCGCCAACGGCGCCACGGTGCTCTCGCTGGACACGGACTTCGACGGCTGCATGCGGCTCATCAGGGAGGTGACTGCCGAGCTGCCTATTTACCTTGCCAATTCGCTCAATTCACTTCGGCTCGAGGGGCAGAAGACAGCGGCCATTGAGATACTGCAGCAGTTTGATTGGGAGGTGCCAGATTGGGTCATTGTGCCAGGAGGCAATCTTGGGAACATATATGCCTTCTACAAGGGATTCGAGATGTGCCGTGTGCTTGGGCTTGTTGATCGTGTGCCGCGGCTCGTCTGTGCGCAGGCTGCCAATGCGAACCCACTATACAGGTATTACAAGTCAGGGTGGACTGAGTTCCAGCCACAGGTGGCTGAGCCGACATTTGCATCAGCGATTCAGATCGGTGATCCCGTGTCTGTTGACCGTGCGGTGGTGGCGCTCCAGGCAACAAATGGCATTGTCGAGGAGGCCACGGAGGAAGAACTTATGAACACAATGTCACTCGCTGACCGCACTGGGATGTTTGCTTGCCCACATACTGGTGTTGCACTCGCTGCACTGTTCAAGCTCAGGGACCAGCGTATCATCGGGGTAAATGAGCGCACCGTGGTCATCAGCACGGCGCATGGTCTGAAGTTCTCACAGTCCAAGATCGACTACCATGATAGCAAGATTGAGGACATGGCTTGCAAGTATGCCAATCCACCGGTGAGTGTGAAGGCTGACTTCGGCGCCGTCATGGATGTCCTGAAGAAGAGGCTCAAGGGTAAGCTCTGAGCCTGTATTTGGCTAACAATTTCAGTTGGTTACTGTATGTCAGTTGTGTTCTGCATCTGATTCGAATGAGATTGGTGCCTATGGAGCAAATGATCCATTGGTCACTAGCCTTTAGGTCTTGGGGCTCATCTAGTCCAGGGGCTCCAATGGGGACTGGGGAGAGGCTATCTCTTGTACTACCTTGTGCTCTATGGACAATAACTTAATAAGCGATTGTGTTGCTGTTCGATTGAATAATCATTATTCACTCTCCCCTTTCTGCTTGAACTTGTCGGATATTTTGGCTGTGACTATGAATTGCTATTTGATCATTTGGTGTTGCTGACTAACGAGTAACGACTACAAAGAAGCTGCAATCAACGCTTCAATTTTGTTGAGAGTTACCTTTGCAGATTTGATGCCTGAATTTGGGTGGTCCATGACCATGATTTGCTCCAATCAACGTGGTCCAAAGTAGATACTCTCGTGCATCACAGCCATGATTTGCTCCAATCAACGTGCAAGCCGACAATATCAAGCGATCTCTCAGGCCTAGTGGAGTAGTGGTGCTCTCTGTTAAGCATAATAGCAGGATTAGTACATGCGATTTTGCCTTTGTTTGAGGGCCAAATGCTTCTCTGTTTCTGTTCGCCTTACAAACAGCTTAGAACTTTGGTACTGTGATTTTCAACTTCCAACAGTCCAGTCAATTGATGCACGAGGTAAATTCTGTGGAGGCGACGAAAGCAGGCGGGAGGAGCCGAGGTCGACGGCAGCAAGGTCGCTCATGGCGCTGATCTGGGGCAGATGAGTATGTCCGCGATCACTGGGATAAAACACAGTGCCCGGGAGCGAATCAGGCCCAAAAGGACGCCTTGAGGTTGCCACGGCCTGGACGGAATATATGTattcttttaatatttttaagaatacatacctgtttaaaaaaataacagGAATAGACTATCGTTTATTGAACGAGATTAAGATCCGATAAATATACTAGACCTTATGAGCTCCAAAcgcatagaagattaaaaaacataaaaaatacagTCAGATCAAATATCGTCCATTCAATCGACCAGACCTTTGTCGCCGGCTCAACGGAGAGAGCTTGGTCCGACTGTAAGTGCTCCCAGTTGCCCTCTGTACGGCTAGTAAGTGTGtgcttgtttttttatttaactctcaattttatttgagagtatAAGAGTAGctcaaaatttttaaatatttttgtgagcaaagtagagctcactagcaactcattttaattggtttgatccaaaaaatctaagccaatatttaattaaaattctccaaaaaacctacttttataacttctagtaatttttaatgcctcaaataaattcccaaaaatcaagaaaaaaccattaatattcttatcatgtaaTGCActaatttatataaatatttttaaccctatgttatttggtgaaaaagtgagctCCTTTACGATgctatatttatatgcatttttatcgtttcatgtgatattctctttttaattcaaaaaaaattgtgaaaataTATCAAATGCATTGTTTTTAGATGAATAAAGCAAGACATGTTATGCTGGATTTGAAGTTCAGTCCATGCATTTGCTGAGCTTATTAATAGTTAAAGCAGCCTGACTGGGCTATTTCCAGTGTTCCTAAAATTTCCAGGTTCCATCTTTGGGTAGATAGATGCCATTTTTGAGGAGCATGTATATAATTTCAGAGTTTCAGGCCTTTTTTTACCACTATGGTGAGATATTCTTAAGGAACTATTTTAATCCCTGTTGTCTTTCAGGGAGACTTACCTGTTTGCATATTTGCAGTATTTATTTCTTCTAGGCTCCTTTCGTTTTGCACATGCTACTACCAGTAACACACATGGGCGTCAGAAGCAATCTTCGTTGTTTTTCACAAGATTTGATTTCATGAAACACTAGCTGAATATACCGTGTTTGTTTGGCTTCCTGTTTGCAATATGCACTGAAATGTCACTATTTCTCCATCTTAGTTGATGTCTGACATTAGTACCCTGTATTGTGATAAATTACTACTAGCTACAACTCTTCAGGAGTTTTTAATAATCTTAGTTC includes:
- the LOC133929347 gene encoding threonine synthase, chloroplastic-like, whose translation is MAATTHASSLSFLLSHPRSTTPSPHFPLRPNARRVRCATDASAPAAAQPAAGTTKHRRAADENIREEAARHRAPKQGLSAWYAPFPPAPNGDPDERYSLDEIVYRSSSGGLLDVRHDMDALARFPGSYWRDLFDSRVGRTTWPYGSGVWSKKEFVLPEIDPDHIVSLFEGNSNLFWAERLGREHLGGMNDLWVKHCGISHTGSFKDLGMTVLVSQVNRLRRAPLSRPIAGVGCASTGDTSAALSAYCAAAGIPSIVFLPANRISLEQLIQPIANGATVLSLDTDFDGCMRLIREVTAELPIYLANSLNSLRLEGQKTAAIEILQQFDWEVPDWVIVPGGNLGNIYAFYKGFEMCRVLGLVDRVPRLVCAQAANANPLYRYYKSGWTEFQPQVAEPTFASAIQIGDPVSVDRAVVALQATNGIVEEATEEELMNTMSLADRTGMFACPHTGVALAALFKLRDQRIIGVNERTVVISTAHGLKFSQSKIDYHDSKIEDMACKYANPPVSVKADFGAVMDVLKKRLKGKL